A segment of the Bdellovibrio bacteriovorus genome:
AGTATGGGAGACATCGCCGATATGGACATTCAAGTGCAGTCACTTGAAGGCCAGCAAGAGCGTCTGACCGCTATGATGTGCAGTTTGCGGCAAAGGATGTGATCTTCACCGCGTCCTGCAAGTAAGACTACTTGATGGTTGCGCCCAGGCCGTATTTGCTGGGTGACTGGGCGTAAACGGATTCGGCCTCTGGCAGCCAGCTTTTCAGATTGTTTTTACGGGTCTGATCAGACGGGTGCGTGGAGATAAACTCTGGCGGAGCCGCGCCCTGTTTTGCGGCATTCATGCGATCCCACAACACCAAAGATTCTTTCGGGTCGTATCCGGCTTTGGCCATATAGATCTGACCCTTTTTGTCTGCGGATGTTTCGTCTCCGCGGCTGAATTTTCTTTCCAGGAATGTCAGGGCAAAGCCAGCGGCTGCGCCACCCAGGGCGCTCCACTTGCGGCATTCATCTGTTTTACAAAGCAATTGTCCCCCGACGACGGTGGCGCCCGCAATCAGGATGCCGGCATAGCTTTGTTGTTTGGCGCGGATATAGCCTTCCATCCCGTGGCGCAAAGTCGCGTGAGCCACCTCATGCCCCATGACCGCAGCCAGGGCGCCTTCGGTTTTTAGCACGGGCATGATGCCGGTATAAACCGCCATTTTTCCACCGGGCATGCACCAGGCATTCACTTCGGGGCTGTCGATCAGGATGACTTCCCACTGAAAGTTTTCACCAGAGGCCTTGGCGATTCGATCGGCCACGCGCTGAACCATCGCGGTCCATTCTTTGTTGGTGGAGATTTTGGATTTGGTTTTGATTTCCGCGTAAGCTTTCTCCGCTTCGGCGTTGATGTCCGCTTCGTTCACTTTCGGTGTCAGAGTGGAGCAACTGATAAGCATGGATGTCATTAGCAGGGCGATGAGTCTCATTGTTTTCATGAAACTAAGATAGCGCAGAAAAAGCGCAAAAATCAATCTGCCGGAGCAAGAGCCTTTGTTTACTAAAACTGTTTGTGATCTGACGGGGAATTGCTTGAAAGCAGACAGGAAAAAAAGGAAGAAAATGGTGCGAATAACTGGACTTGAACCAGTGACCTCTTCCATGTCAAGGAAGCGCGCTACCAACTACGCTATATCCGCACATGTGAAAACTGAACAGACCAAAATCTATCTTATTAAGAGATAGGCAGCAATCATGGATGCGGGTGGTCAGGGGTCCCGTTTTAACGAAAGGGGGTCTAAACTGGGGCCTTTCGCCTGAAGGAGTTCATCTATGATCGAGTTTTACACCGCCTCCACCCCCAACGGCCGCAAAGTGACCATCATGCTGGAAGAATTGGGCCTTGCCTACAACCTGCACAAGGTGAGCCTGAAGGATCTGGAGCAAAAAAAGCCGGAGTTTCTGGCGATGAACCCGAATGGAAAAATCCCCACCATCATCGACAACAAGGGGCCGGAAGGGCAGACGACGGTGTTTGAAAGCGGTGCTATCCTTTATTATCTGGCCGAAAAGCACGGGAAGTTTCTGGGCGATTCTTTGCCGGAAAAAACCCGCACGATGCAGTGGGTGATGTTCCAGATGTCGGCGATTGGACCGATCTTTGGGAATTACTATTATGGTCTGAACACGCTGACCCCGCACAACCCGGGGTTTATCGAGCGCTTTGAAAAAGAGGCACGTCGTCTGGTGGGGGTGATGGAAATCCAGCTTTCCGGGAA
Coding sequences within it:
- a CDS encoding M48 family metallopeptidase, giving the protein MRLIALLMTSMLISCSTLTPKVNEADINAEAEKAYAEIKTKSKISTNKEWTAMVQRVADRIAKASGENFQWEVILIDSPEVNAWCMPGGKMAVYTGIMPVLKTEGALAAVMGHEVAHATLRHGMEGYIRAKQQSYAGILIAGATVVGGQLLCKTDECRKWSALGGAAAGFALTFLERKFSRGDETSADKKGQIYMAKAGYDPKESLVLWDRMNAAKQGAAPPEFISTHPSDQTRKNNLKSWLPEAESVYAQSPSKYGLGATIK
- a CDS encoding glutathione S-transferase family protein, with amino-acid sequence MIEFYTASTPNGRKVTIMLEELGLAYNLHKVSLKDLEQKKPEFLAMNPNGKIPTIIDNKGPEGQTTVFESGAILYYLAEKHGKFLGDSLPEKTRTMQWVMFQMSAIGPIFGNYYYGLNTLTPHNPGFIERFEKEARRLVGVMEIQLSGNKYLSGESYTIADMVTYPWVAGFIHAQPGWFEDKPAVKRWAELVGARPAVQKAMA